A single region of the Verrucomicrobiota bacterium genome encodes:
- the hemC gene encoding hydroxymethylbilane synthase, protein MKSPSASGSSAKRRRRFLRRSRDRIFRAADSRLATSDMPAERPILIATRGSALALAQAEAVLAQCRAAFPRLRFEQKVIKTTGDKLQSASLANPDASLPKGLFTKELEVALLKHQADMAVHSLKDLPVDLPAGLKLGAVCKRADVRDVLIYRDAEYLRAQAAAATLAEWTPGQAERRGFKPLATLKDFPPNTVVATSSTRRRAQLLAARPDLKVVELRGNVPTRLEKLANQAGLDAIVLAAAGLERLNFTVKPDGQLIGDAVPDGTLAVKLEPEEMLPAVGQGAVGIEVREADERIAEIIARLNHFNTHQCALAERSFLRGMGGGCATPVGAYAVVVGQQIHLRAISFTTGSAKRAEARRPLNEAGALGEEVAAELSGK, encoded by the coding sequence ATGAAATCGCCGAGTGCGAGCGGATCATCCGCGAAAAGGCGGCGGCGCTTCTTGCGCCGAAGTCGCGACCGGATCTTCAGGGCGGCGGACTCGCGTTTGGCCACAAGTGACATGCCCGCCGAGCGTCCCATTCTCATCGCCACCCGCGGCAGCGCACTCGCGCTCGCGCAGGCAGAGGCTGTGCTCGCGCAGTGTCGCGCGGCGTTCCCGAGGCTGCGCTTCGAGCAGAAGGTCATCAAGACCACTGGCGACAAGCTCCAGTCGGCTTCGCTCGCGAACCCCGACGCGTCGCTGCCGAAGGGACTCTTCACAAAGGAACTCGAGGTTGCCTTGCTCAAACATCAGGCGGACATGGCCGTGCACAGTTTGAAAGACTTGCCCGTGGACCTGCCCGCGGGGCTCAAGCTGGGCGCCGTGTGCAAGCGCGCCGACGTGCGCGACGTGCTCATCTATCGCGACGCCGAATACCTGCGGGCGCAGGCGGCCGCGGCAACCCTTGCGGAGTGGACTCCCGGCCAGGCCGAGCGCCGCGGGTTCAAGCCGCTCGCCACACTCAAGGACTTCCCGCCGAACACGGTGGTCGCGACAAGCAGCACGCGCCGCCGCGCGCAATTACTTGCTGCGCGGCCGGACCTCAAGGTGGTCGAGCTTCGCGGCAACGTGCCGACGCGGCTTGAGAAGCTCGCGAACCAGGCCGGGCTCGACGCCATCGTCCTCGCTGCCGCCGGATTGGAGCGGCTGAACTTCACGGTCAAGCCCGACGGCCAACTCATCGGCGACGCCGTTCCCGACGGCACACTGGCCGTGAAACTCGAGCCGGAAGAAATGCTGCCCGCCGTCGGGCAGGGCGCCGTTGGGATTGAGGTTCGCGAGGCCGACGAGCGCATCGCGGAGATCATCGCGCGGCTGAATCACTTCAACACGCACCAGTGCGCCCTCGCGGAACGTTCGTTCCTGCGCGGCATGGGCGGCGGTTGCGCCACGCCCGTCGGCGCCTACGCGGTCGTCGTCGGGCAACAAATCCATCTCCGCGCCATCTCGTTCACTACCGGCTCCGCGAAGCGCGCCGAGGCCCGTCGGCCCTTGAACGAAGCCGGGGCGCTCGGCGAGGAGGTGGCCGCCGAGTTGAGCGGGAAGTGA
- a CDS encoding response regulator: MKLRAIIVDDEPLGRERVRTLLKDEADVEVVAEAASGPDAVGAVRKHAPDLLFLDVQMPGMDGFEVLRALGRDELPEVIFVTAFDEHAVRAFEVHALDYLLKPFKPSRFKQAVGRAREQLRARESGVVPGELIALLKEQATRPTFAQRLAVKSPGRTVFVKIEQLDWAETAGNYVVLHTGKETHVMRETMQALESRLDPAQFLRVSRSALVNADRIKELQPGFNGEHVVLLRDGTRVPMTRGLREVQAAMESR, from the coding sequence ATGAAACTCCGCGCCATCATCGTGGACGACGAGCCGCTCGGACGCGAGCGAGTGCGGACTTTGTTGAAGGACGAGGCGGACGTGGAAGTCGTCGCCGAAGCCGCGAGCGGGCCCGACGCCGTGGGCGCGGTCCGCAAGCACGCACCCGACTTGTTGTTCCTCGACGTGCAGATGCCGGGGATGGACGGCTTCGAGGTGCTGCGGGCGCTCGGCCGCGACGAGCTGCCGGAGGTGATTTTCGTGACGGCGTTTGACGAGCACGCGGTGCGGGCGTTCGAGGTTCACGCGCTCGATTACTTGCTGAAGCCGTTCAAGCCGTCGCGATTCAAGCAGGCTGTCGGCCGCGCGCGCGAGCAGTTGCGCGCCCGGGAGAGCGGCGTGGTTCCCGGCGAGCTGATCGCCCTCTTGAAGGAACAGGCGACGCGGCCCACGTTCGCGCAACGACTCGCGGTGAAGTCGCCCGGGCGCACGGTGTTTGTGAAGATCGAGCAGCTGGATTGGGCCGAGACCGCGGGCAATTACGTGGTGCTTCACACCGGCAAGGAAACGCATGTGATGCGTGAAACGATGCAGGCGCTCGAGTCGCGGCTCGACCCGGCGCAGTTTCTGCGCGTGAGCCGCTCCGCGCTCGTGAACGCGGACCGCATCAAGGAACTTCAGCCGGGCTTCAACGGCGAGCACGTGGTGCTGCTGCGCGACGGCACCCGCGTGCCGATGACCCGCGGTTTGCGCGAAGTGCAGGCGGCGATGGAATCGCGGTGA
- a CDS encoding NAD-dependent succinate-semialdehyde dehydrogenase has product MKTHPLYLDGEFVTTDTSLPVTNPATGEVFASICTVGRGRVALAVRDAHAAFQSWRQTNCRHRADLLLKLAAEVERRKDDIARAITLENGKPLVQSYAETAMTADHLRWFGEEARRAYGRIIPNNVDGKRHLVVKTPLGVVAAISPWNFPLVLAVRKVAPALAAGCTVLLKPASSTPVSCAAFAECVHAAGLPRGVFQLVAGSASEIGAEFLENPLVRKITFTGSTEVGKRLIEGAARLVKPLSLELGGCAPLIVFDDADLDRAVECTLIAKFRNTGQTCIAANRIYAHRGVCAGFIDRLVARVAAMKVGDGLEPGVEIGPLINEAALKSALGQIEDAVGRGARLLCGGTRVARGRGNFFAPAVLADVPDASACMIEETFAPIAPVSVFDTEGEVIARANATPYGLCAYAFTRDIGRTFRLAEQLEAGMIAINDAVPTASHCPFGGVKQSGWGRELGSEGLDAFLDTKHVSLGL; this is encoded by the coding sequence ATGAAAACCCACCCACTCTACCTGGACGGCGAGTTCGTCACGACGGACACGAGCCTGCCCGTGACCAATCCGGCGACGGGCGAGGTGTTCGCGAGCATCTGCACCGTCGGCCGCGGGCGCGTGGCGTTGGCGGTCCGCGATGCACACGCGGCGTTTCAATCCTGGCGGCAGACCAATTGCCGGCATCGAGCCGACCTGCTGCTCAAGCTCGCGGCGGAGGTCGAGCGGCGGAAGGACGACATCGCCCGCGCGATCACGCTCGAGAATGGCAAGCCGCTGGTGCAAAGCTACGCGGAGACCGCGATGACCGCCGACCACCTGCGCTGGTTTGGCGAGGAGGCCCGCCGCGCTTACGGGCGGATCATCCCGAACAACGTGGACGGCAAGCGGCATCTTGTCGTCAAGACGCCGCTCGGGGTCGTGGCCGCGATCAGCCCGTGGAATTTCCCGCTGGTTCTCGCCGTGCGAAAGGTCGCGCCGGCACTCGCCGCGGGATGCACCGTCCTCCTCAAACCGGCGAGTTCCACGCCCGTCTCGTGCGCAGCCTTTGCCGAATGCGTCCACGCGGCGGGTTTGCCGAGGGGCGTGTTCCAACTGGTCGCGGGTTCCGCGTCGGAGATTGGCGCCGAGTTCCTGGAGAATCCGCTCGTGCGCAAGATCACCTTTACGGGCTCCACCGAGGTCGGCAAGCGGTTGATCGAAGGCGCGGCCCGCCTGGTGAAGCCGCTTTCACTCGAACTCGGCGGTTGCGCGCCGCTGATCGTGTTCGACGACGCGGACCTCGACCGCGCGGTCGAGTGCACGCTCATCGCGAAGTTTCGGAACACGGGCCAGACGTGCATCGCCGCGAACCGAATCTACGCGCATCGCGGAGTTTGCGCGGGGTTCATCGACAGGCTTGTCGCGCGGGTCGCGGCGATGAAGGTGGGCGACGGGCTCGAGCCGGGCGTGGAGATTGGCCCGCTTATCAATGAGGCCGCGCTCAAGAGCGCCCTGGGCCAGATCGAGGACGCAGTTGGGAGAGGCGCGCGGTTGCTGTGCGGCGGCACCCGCGTCGCGCGCGGTCGCGGCAACTTCTTCGCGCCTGCGGTGCTGGCGGACGTGCCGGACGCGAGCGCGTGCATGATCGAGGAAACCTTCGCGCCGATCGCGCCGGTGAGCGTGTTCGACACCGAGGGCGAAGTCATCGCCCGGGCGAATGCGACGCCCTACGGGCTGTGCGCGTATGCGTTCACGCGCGACATCGGACGCACGTTCCGCCTCGCCGAGCAGCTCGAAGCCGGGATGATCGCGATCAATGACGCCGTGCCGACGGCCAGCCATTGTCCGTTCGGCGGCGTGAAGCAAAGCGGCTGGGGCCGCGAACTCGGCAGCGAGGGGCTCGACGCCTTCCTCGACACGAAGCACGTGTCGCTGGGGTTGTGA
- a CDS encoding alpha/beta hydrolase, producing the protein MNSKHAPLRRPFAAGLLILGFATIGFTQEPKKTRPAAAPKPAPDLANYKYGPHQRNVLDLWKAKSDSPTPLVVFIHGGGFRSGSKEGLSPALLDGCLKAGLSVMAINYRLSPEVSFPAHYMDSARAIQTARHHAKDWNLDPKRIASTGGSAGAGTSLWIGFHDDLADPKSDDPVLRQSTRLTCMTVNGAQSTYDPRTIKEWVGGRAHEHPALEGFYGLKKDELGTSKAHSMYEAAAPITHLTRDDPPVYAFYNELPRGPMPDNAPPGAGIHHINFGLRLKERMDKLGIECIVKHQQDGVNGAREGLEFLIKHLKSQPPAKK; encoded by the coding sequence ATGAACTCAAAACACGCCCCCCTCCGCCGCCCCTTCGCCGCCGGCTTGTTGATCCTCGGCTTCGCTACGATCGGCTTCACACAAGAACCGAAGAAGACCCGTCCTGCCGCGGCTCCAAAGCCCGCGCCCGACCTTGCCAACTACAAATACGGTCCGCACCAGCGAAACGTCCTCGACTTGTGGAAGGCGAAATCCGATTCCCCCACGCCACTCGTCGTGTTCATCCATGGCGGCGGCTTCCGCAGCGGCAGCAAGGAAGGCCTCTCCCCCGCCCTGCTCGACGGCTGCCTCAAGGCCGGCCTTTCCGTCATGGCCATCAACTACCGTCTCTCGCCCGAGGTGAGCTTCCCGGCTCACTACATGGATTCCGCGCGCGCCATCCAGACCGCGCGACATCACGCGAAGGACTGGAATCTCGACCCCAAGCGCATCGCCTCCACCGGCGGCAGCGCAGGCGCGGGCACGTCGCTGTGGATTGGCTTCCACGACGACCTCGCCGACCCGAAGAGCGACGACCCGGTGTTGCGGCAATCCACGCGCCTCACATGCATGACCGTGAACGGCGCTCAAAGCACCTACGACCCGCGCACGATCAAAGAATGGGTCGGCGGCCGCGCGCACGAACACCCCGCGCTCGAGGGGTTTTATGGCCTGAAGAAAGACGAACTCGGGACATCGAAGGCGCACTCAATGTATGAAGCCGCCGCACCCATCACGCACCTCACGCGCGATGACCCGCCCGTGTATGCGTTCTACAACGAACTGCCGCGCGGCCCGATGCCCGACAACGCCCCGCCCGGCGCGGGCATTCATCACATCAACTTCGGCCTGCGCCTCAAGGAACGCATGGACAAGCTCGGCATCGAGTGCATCGTCAAGCACCAGCAGGACGGCGTGAACGGCGCGCGCGAAGGACTCGAGTTCCTCATCAAACACTTGAAGTCGCAACCGCCTGCGAAGAAGTGA
- a CDS encoding sulfatase encodes MTLTCHIARALAALTLTATLCTVPLAGAEKLNVLFIAVDDMNNDLGCYGHPLVKSPNIDRLAARGTRFDRAYCQFPLCSPSRVSIMTGLRPDTTQVFDLQKDFRKTSLPNVVTMPQTFMKGGYFSARVGKIYHYGNPGQIGTPGLDDAASWNVAINPRGRDKDDEPIITQYTGAKGSFGASMSYLAAEGADTDQTDGKVATETIKLLEANKDKPFFIAAGFYRPHTPYVCPKKYFDLYPLDSIRLVQDPTNDRDDIPRPAITIANPNYGLNDTQLRECLRAYYACISFVDAQVGRLLDALDRLKLADKTIVVFWSDHGYLTGQHGLWMKQSVFEESARVPFIIATPGQKAKGRACGRTVELVDVHPTLADLCALQPPTHLPGQSLRPLLNDPSATWTKPAHTQVWRGTFPGHSVRTERWRYTEWDNGRQGAELYDHHNDPRELTNLAADPKLAAVVAEMKALLVKNWPADTYSNTRAREDSKAKQKGKKNN; translated from the coding sequence ATGACACTCACCTGCCACATCGCGCGCGCGCTTGCCGCGCTCACCCTCACCGCCACGCTTTGCACCGTGCCGCTCGCGGGCGCGGAGAAGCTCAACGTGCTGTTCATCGCCGTGGACGACATGAACAACGACCTCGGTTGCTACGGGCATCCGCTCGTGAAGTCGCCGAACATCGACCGACTGGCAGCGCGCGGCACGCGATTCGACCGCGCCTACTGCCAGTTCCCGCTGTGCTCGCCGAGCCGCGTGTCGATCATGACGGGCCTGCGGCCGGACACCACGCAGGTGTTCGATCTTCAGAAAGACTTCCGAAAGACCTCGCTGCCAAACGTCGTGACCATGCCGCAGACCTTCATGAAGGGCGGTTACTTCTCGGCGCGCGTCGGGAAGATCTATCATTACGGCAACCCCGGCCAGATCGGGACGCCGGGTCTCGACGACGCGGCGTCGTGGAATGTCGCCATCAATCCCCGCGGCCGCGACAAGGACGACGAGCCGATCATCACGCAATACACCGGCGCGAAGGGTTCCTTTGGCGCCTCCATGAGTTACCTCGCGGCCGAGGGCGCGGACACTGATCAGACCGACGGCAAGGTTGCCACCGAGACGATCAAGCTCCTCGAAGCAAACAAGGACAAGCCGTTCTTCATTGCCGCGGGATTCTACCGGCCGCACACGCCCTACGTCTGCCCGAAGAAATACTTCGACCTTTACCCGCTCGACTCGATCCGGCTCGTGCAAGACCCGACGAATGACCGCGACGACATCCCGCGCCCCGCCATCACCATCGCCAACCCCAACTACGGGCTCAACGACACGCAGCTTCGCGAGTGTCTCCGCGCCTACTACGCGTGCATCTCGTTCGTGGACGCGCAAGTCGGCCGGCTGCTCGACGCGCTCGACCGGCTCAAGCTTGCGGACAAGACCATCGTCGTGTTCTGGAGCGACCACGGTTACCTCACGGGCCAGCACGGGCTTTGGATGAAGCAAAGCGTCTTCGAAGAGTCCGCGCGCGTGCCGTTCATCATCGCCACGCCGGGCCAGAAGGCGAAGGGCAGGGCCTGCGGACGCACGGTGGAACTCGTGGATGTCCACCCCACGCTCGCGGACCTTTGCGCGCTGCAACCACCGACCCATCTGCCCGGACAGAGCCTTCGCCCGCTGCTCAATGACCCCTCGGCGACGTGGACCAAGCCCGCGCACACGCAAGTGTGGCGGGGCACATTTCCCGGCCACAGCGTCCGCACCGAACGCTGGCGTTACACCGAGTGGGACAACGGCAGGCAGGGCGCCGAACTCTACGACCACCACAACGACCCGCGCGAACTGACGAATCTGGCGGCCGACCCGAAGCTCGCCGCCGTGGTGGCCGAGATGAAGGCGCTGCTCGTGAAGAACTGGCCGGCCGACACCTACTCGAATACACGCGCACGCGAGGACTCGAAGGCGAAACAGAAGGGCAAGAAGAACAACTAG
- a CDS encoding peptide chain release factor-like protein translates to MNDRDTNSGTDDPVARRMASLGVRVTDMVETFVRSGGHGGQNVNKTSTCVMLVHKPTGLQVKCQVSRHQGRNRVLARSLLLDKIEALQRGNAAARVAEREKLRRQNLKRSRGSKERMLATKARHSSKKAFRRRVGGDE, encoded by the coding sequence ATGAACGACCGCGACACAAACTCCGGGACCGACGACCCGGTCGCCCGTCGCATGGCGTCGCTTGGCGTGCGCGTGACGGACATGGTGGAGACGTTCGTGCGGTCGGGAGGGCACGGCGGTCAGAACGTCAACAAAACCTCGACCTGTGTGATGCTCGTCCACAAGCCGACAGGTCTTCAGGTGAAGTGCCAGGTGTCGCGTCACCAAGGCCGGAATCGGGTGCTCGCGCGTTCGCTCCTGCTCGACAAGATCGAGGCGTTGCAGAGGGGAAACGCCGCCGCGCGAGTCGCGGAACGGGAAAAGCTGCGGCGCCAAAACCTCAAGCGCAGCCGCGGTTCGAAGGAGAGAATGCTCGCCACGAAGGCGCGTCACTCGTCGAAGAAGGCGTTCCGCCGGCGCGTCGGCGGCGACGAGTAG